In Hippoglossus stenolepis isolate QCI-W04-F060 chromosome 21, HSTE1.2, whole genome shotgun sequence, one DNA window encodes the following:
- the LOC118100513 gene encoding putative upstream-binding factor 1-like protein 6, producing MNAEKSGWTLENIQMLFVEMKRRIPRTYATCSYAKGLKHVDWNKVAFAPFSAGDCEQKWKLLMKKMRKQRSLTELIVEAEDVLSDPVLNSKIHPDLPKRPPTSGGMFYEENWVKIKEQHPELSHAEVVAATGKAYRELPDGKKAVYVKKYQLALHEYREKTKEFRETSLKLSDIVDTSKQVTVDSEDAEGLPPRPPINGYKIFCKEQMASMAGVSHRDYMKVWAQRWGDLTKSQKKDYSEHCSQMKKTYTIKLQKYIKTLDEEEQKRILHANARYISKEVDMKSGEPKMTSRCLNKTKRQKEKALEDIIEYSKDLQKWFKTLTAAEQEEYQASSPNKCRYVNVKRSSDSEDEDIEDSSSDEEEVYLDCDEDMGEEEEGDITFDMY from the exons TGCTGTTTGTGGAAATGAAACGCAGGATCCCCAGGACCTACGCTACGTGCTCTTACGCGAAAGGACTGAAGCACGTAGACTGGAACAAGGTGGCGTTCGCTCCTTTCTCTGCGGGAGACTGCGAACAAAAGTGGAAACTGCTGATGAAGAAG ATGCGCAAACAACGGTCCCTCACAGAGCTCATTGTTGAAGCTGAAGATGTCCTGTCAGACCCTGTCCTGAACAGCAAG atccatCCAGACCTCCCGAAGAGACCCCCCACTTCAGGTGGCATGTTTTATGAGGAGAACTGGGTCAAGATTAAAGAACAGCATCCAGAGCTGAGTCACGCTGAGGTAGTGGCGGCCACGGGCAAGGCGTACAGAGAGCTCCCAGATGGGAAAAAG GCTGTATATGTGAAGAAATACCAGCTTGCTCTCCATGAATACAGGGAAAAGACAAAGGAGTTCAG GGAAACAAGTCTCAAGCTTTCAGATATTGTGGACACGAGTAAGCAGGTGACTGTAGAT agtgaagatgcagaagGTCTGCCGCCCAGGCCTCCtat AAATGGCTATAAGATATTCTGCAAAGAGCAAATGGCATCTATGGCTGGGGTCTCGCATAGAGACTATATGAAAGTGTGGGCCCAACGTTGGGGGGACTTGACTAAGAGTCAGAAGAAAGACTACTCTGAACACTGCTCCCAG ATGAAGAAAACGTATACAATCAAgctgcaaaaatatataaag ACTTTGGATGAGGAGGAACAGAAGAGGATCCTACACGCTAATGCCAGGTACATATCGAAAGAG GTTGATATGAAAAGTGGCGAGCCCAAGATGACATCTCG CTGTCTTAACAAGACGAAACGCCAAAAAGAGAAAGCACTAGAAGACATTATAGAATATTCAAAGGACCTGCAGAAGTGGTTTAAG ACGTTGACGGCAGCAGAGCAAGAGGAATATCAAGCATCTAGCCCAAAT AAATGTCGATACGTCAATGTCAAAAGATCGTCA GATTCAGAAGATGAAGACATTGaggacagcagcagtgatgaagaagaggtcTATCTAGACTGCGATGAG GATAtgggggaagaagaggagggtgacATCACGTTTGATATGTATTAG